The Drosophila mauritiana strain mau12 chromosome 2R, ASM438214v1, whole genome shotgun sequence genome has a segment encoding these proteins:
- the LOC117138215 gene encoding translation initiation factor IF-3, mitochondrial, with protein MQRFRLMLNHTAAAAIHQQPLRPFSVHWSLAQHQKPVGGSPGERRTRDTRSLKASVQKITLIQQNQSMSITTLEEAQKLAKRRELHLLRLEQTDAKTGRAMFKLVTAAEMLSDDAEQSRSASEKVKDKKSEKSLTIGARITEHDLSSRLKNIVKWLGKRHEVRILIQGNASGSDESSAERIVKAIEQTIKEPQLIGRIVQRHSKSAFIKFSIIPVAPPPVPVSTATPNPIQS; from the exons ATGCAGCGCTTCAGATTGATGTTAAATCATACTGCCGCAGCAGCGATTCATCAGCAACCCCTGCGCCCCTTTTCCGTCCACTGGAGTTTGGCGCAGCATCAAAAGCCGGTGGGTGGAAGCCCAGGAGAAAGGAGAACGAGGGATACCCGGAGTCTGAAGGCAAGTGTACAGAAGATCACCCTGATCCAACAGAACCAGTCGATGAGCATTACCACTTTGGAGGAGGCCCAGAAGTTGGCCAAGCGACGGGAGCTGCATCTGTTGCGCTTGGAACAAACAGATGCCAAAACAGGAAGAGCCATGTTCAA ACTAGTCACAGCTGCTGAAATGCTGTCGGATGATGCGGAGCAGTCGAGATCAGCGAGCGAAAAAGTTAAGGATAAGAAATCGGAGAAATCCCTAACCATTGGAGCGCGCATCACAGAGCACGATCTCTCCTCCAGACTCAAGAACATTGTCAAGTGGCTGGGCAAGCGACACGAGGTTCGCATCCTCATCCAGGGCAATGCCAGTGGATCGGACGAGAGCAGCGCCGAGCGCATAGTAAAGGCCATCGAACAGACCATTAAGGAACCACAACTAATTGGCAGAATAGTGCAAAGGCACAGCAAGAGCGCGTTCATTAAGTTCTCCATTATTCCAGTAGCTCCGCCACCAGTACCCGTATCCACTGCCACTCCCAATCCAATCCAGTCGTGA
- the LOC117138214 gene encoding protein HID1, with product MGNTDSKLNFRKAIVQLTQKNQKIDPSDEQFWEQFWQGHQTTLEDVFALVTSSEIRQIRNENPANLATLCYKAVEKLAQAVDSSCRTQAEQQCVLNCVRLLVRCLPYIFEDDKWRDFFWSSLPSQDKTMPLAQSLLNATCDLLFCPDFTVTATRRTGPEKAEELANIDSCEYIWEAGVGFAQSPPHNAHMERRRTELLKLLLTCFSEPMYRSPQQSEEPNKWIAYFTSADNRHALPLFTSFLNTVCSYDPVGFGVPYNHLLFADTTEPLVEACLQLLIVTLDHDMVVQQQLTQPGQASYDEGNCGDNLFINYLSRVHRDEDFHFVLKGITRLLNNPLVQNYLPNSTKRLHCHQELLILFWKICDYNKKFLYFVLKSSDVLDILIPILYHLNYSRADQSRVGLMHIGVFILLLLSGERNFGVRLNKAYSATVPMDIPVFTGTHADLLITVFHKIIATGHQRLQPLFDCLLTILVNVSPYLKTLSMVASVKMLHLLEAFSTPWFLLSAPSNHHLVFFLLEIFNNIIQYQFDGNSNLVYTIIRKRHVFHAMANLPTDMAGIAKCLSGRKTGGKFNLPRVPQRRTPAVSQELPSAHVPEEYNEEDEDEVEEETINEEPKAEEDLESETESHERSQAGELQTDILTAQPAEPGTLKTSLLDTPGITQMTEREQAHPNDKPQVEDSTDIVPYDRSAASTPTDERKSTSPTELSRLSVAHRASIRMVPGESDRWTPTPEWIVSWRSKLPLQTIMRLLQVLVPQVEKICIDKGLTDESEILKFLQHGTLVGLLPVPHPILIRKYQANAGTTAWFRTYIWGVIYLRNVEPAIWYDTEVKLFEIQRV from the exons ATGGGAAACACGGACTCCAAGTTGAACTTTCGCAAGGCGATTGTGCAGCTGACGCAGAAAAACCAGAAAATCGACCCCAGCGACGAGCAGTTCTGGGAGCAGTTCTGGCAGGGTCACCAGACGACGCTGGAGGATGTGTTCGCGCTGGTCACCTCGAGCGAGATTCGCCAGATACGGAACGAGAATCCAGCCAACCTGGCCACCTTATGCTACAAGGCGGTAGAGAAGCTTGCCCAGGCGGTGGACAGCAGTTGTCGCACGCAGGCGGAGCAGCAGTGCGTTCTGAACTGCGTGCGGCTGCTGGTCCGGTGTCTGCCCTACATTTTCGAGGATGATAAGTGGCGCGATTTCTTCTGGAGCAGCCTGCCGTCGCAGGACAAGACCATGCCGTTGGCTCAGTCACTGCTCAATGCCACCTGCGACCTGCTATTCTGTCCCGACTTCACGGTTACGGCCACGCGGCGTACGGGCCCCGAGAAGGCCGAGGAGCTGGCGAACATCGATAGCTGCGAGTATATTTGGGAGGCGGGCGTGGGTTTTGCCCAGTCACCGCCCCACAACGCCCACATGGAGCGCAGGCGCACGGAGTTGCTGAAGCTATTACTCACCTGCTTCTCGGAGCCCATGTACCGATCGCCGCAGCAGTCCGAGGAGCCCAACAAGTGGATAGCATACTTCACCTCGGCCGACAATCGACATGCCCTGCCCTTGTTCACCTCGTTTCTGAACACCGTGTGCTCCTACGATCCGGTGGGCTTTGGTGTGCCCTACAATCACCTGCTGTTTGCAGACACCACGGAGCCCCTGGTGGAAGCGTGCCTTCAACTGCTCATTGTCACCTTGGATCACGATATGGtggtgcagcagcaactcaCACAACCCGGACAGGCGTCCTACGACGAGGGCAATTGCGGAGACAACTTGTTCATCAACTATCTGTCGAGGGTTCACCGCGATGAGGACTTTCACTTTGTGCTCAAGGGCATAACCAGGCTGCTGAACAACCCACTGGTCCAGAACTATTTGCCCAATTCCACAAAGCGACTACATTGCCACCAGGAGCtgcttattttgttttggaaAATATGCGACTACAACAAAAAGTTTCTGTATTTTGTGCTGAAGAGCTCCGATGTTCTGGACATCCTGATTCCCATTCTGTATCACCTAAACTACTCCCGAGCGGATCAATCTCGAGTGGGGTTGATGCATATTGGAGTATTCATACTGTTGCTCCTATCGG GTGAGCGAAACTTTGGGGTTCGCCTTAACAAAGCCTACTCCGCCACGGTGCCCATGGATATACCTGTGTTCACTGGAACCCATGCGGACTTACTCATCACTGTGTTCCACAAAATAATAGCCACTGGCCATCAGAGGCTGCAGCCGCTTTTCGATTGTCTGCTGACCATTCTGGTCAATGTCTCACCATATCTGAAAACCCTCTCAATGGTGGCTAGTGTGAAGATGTTGCATCTCTTGGAGGCCTTCAGCACACCCTGGTTTCTGCTATCGGCACCCAGCAATCATCATTTGGTGTTTTTCCTGCTGGAGATCTTCAATAACATTATTCAGTATCAGTTCGATGGCAACTCGAATCTAGTCTACACCATTATTCGAAAGCGTCATGTGTTCCATGCCATGGCAAATCTCCCGACCGATATGGCTGGCATAGCAAAGTGCCTGAGTGGCCGTAAAACAGGTGGAAAGTTCAACCTGCCGCGGGTACCGCAGCGGAGAACGCCAGCTGTGTCCCAGGAACTGCCCTCGGCCCATGTTCCAGAAGAGTACAACGAAGAAGACGAGGATGAGGTCGAGGAGGAGACAATTAATGAAGAGCCCAAAGCGGAGGAGGATCTCGAATCGGAGACAGAGTCTCATGAGCGATCTCAGGCGGGGGAACTGCAGACGGACATTCTCACGGCGCAGCCAGCAGAGCCAGGAACACTGAAAACGTCCTTGTTGGACACCCCAGGCATTACTCAGATGACGGAGCGGGAGCAGGCGCATCCAAATGACAAGCCACAGGTGGAGGATTCTACGGACATTGTGCCCTACGACAGATCAGCCGCTTCGACGCCAACTGACGAACGCAAGTCCACCTCACCTACGGAATTGTCCCGCTTGTCGGTGGCCCATAGGGCCAGCATTCGCATGGTGCCAGGCGAGAGCGATCGTTGGACGCCCACGCCCGAGTGGATCGTCTCCTGGCGCTCCAAGCTGCCGCTTCAGACCATTATGCGACTACTTCAGGTCCTAGTGCCCCAGGTGGAGAAGATCTGCATTGACAAAGGACTGACCGACGAGTCGGAGATCCTCAAGTTTCTGCAGCACGGAACGTTAGTGGGACTGCTCCCAGTGCCGCATCCCATTCTCATCCGAAAGTACCAGGCCAATGCGGGCACAACGGCATGGTTCCGCACCTACATCTGGGGTGTCATCTATCTGCGCAACGTGGAGCCCGCCATCTGGTACGATACGGAGGTCAAGCTGTTCGAGATTCAGCGCGTCTAG